Proteins from a single region of Massilibacterium senegalense:
- a CDS encoding sensor histidine kinase → MKFKFFHRFLLSHFIVVLFVIFIVYTFIFFMTPRFVYDMKVKDLLHFGNYLLTQPSWSESEPFLETTIRIKEVQKGENVAKGWNVTSKEWQRLNEGETLSFQRERRHFQTKMTVVILPIKTNQALILSMPTTETDQWIKEIRVVLTVVFLLALMIVFLISYLLAKPMQTRIGSLQKATNDIADGKYDIRILISGSDELTDLALDINRMAEQLEKKEAELKRMVVLRSQFLADISHELKTPLTSIRGLVTALRQNIGNKEEQERSLFLIENETLRLIRLVHSVMDLEKIRSGEMELHMEQIELYPFLSDIVEQMEYSIDERKTLFLQLEVPKTLYVEADEDRLKQMMINLIRNAIQFTEKGTITVRGKEENDRMFLSVTDTGIGLTKEQQQDIFERFYKVDPSRTKKEGEVGIGLSVVKQLALAHHGDVQVESKVGEGSCFTIVLPKLQKN, encoded by the coding sequence ATGAAATTTAAATTTTTCCATCGTTTTCTTTTAAGTCATTTTATTGTTGTATTATTTGTTATTTTCATTGTGTATACGTTTATTTTTTTTATGACACCCCGCTTTGTGTACGATATGAAGGTAAAAGATTTGCTGCACTTTGGGAACTATTTGTTAACACAGCCATCGTGGTCTGAAAGTGAGCCCTTTTTAGAAACAACTATCCGGATAAAAGAAGTGCAAAAAGGAGAAAATGTTGCCAAAGGGTGGAATGTAACAAGTAAGGAATGGCAACGGTTAAATGAAGGGGAAACGTTATCTTTTCAGCGGGAAAGACGTCATTTTCAAACGAAAATGACAGTGGTGATTTTACCGATAAAAACAAATCAAGCACTCATTCTTTCAATGCCAACAACGGAAACGGATCAATGGATTAAAGAAATTCGTGTCGTGTTAACGGTTGTGTTTTTACTGGCGCTCATGATTGTATTTCTTATTAGCTACTTGTTAGCGAAACCGATGCAAACAAGAATTGGCTCGTTGCAAAAAGCAACAAACGATATTGCAGACGGAAAATACGACATCAGAATTTTAATTAGTGGTTCGGATGAATTAACCGATTTAGCACTAGATATTAATAGAATGGCAGAACAATTAGAGAAAAAGGAAGCTGAATTAAAACGAATGGTTGTATTACGTTCACAGTTTTTAGCAGATATTTCGCATGAATTAAAAACTCCCCTTACGTCGATTCGCGGTTTAGTCACAGCATTGAGACAAAATATTGGAAATAAAGAAGAACAAGAGCGAAGCTTATTTTTGATTGAAAATGAAACATTACGGTTGATTCGCCTCGTTCATAGTGTCATGGATCTTGAAAAAATACGTAGTGGGGAAATGGAGTTACACATGGAGCAAATCGAATTATATCCGTTTTTATCCGACATAGTAGAGCAAATGGAGTATTCGATTGATGAACGAAAAACACTCTTCCTTCAGCTTGAGGTACCGAAAACATTATATGTAGAAGCGGATGAAGATCGTTTGAAACAAATGATGATAAATTTAATTCGCAACGCGATTCAATTTACGGAAAAAGGAACGATTACGGTTCGTGGGAAAGAAGAAAACGATAGGATGTTCCTTTCTGTGACGGATACGGGAATCGGGTTAACAAAAGAACAACAACAAGATATTTTTGAGCGTTTTTATAAAGTAGATCCGTCTCGAACAAAAAAAGAAGGTGAGGTGGGCATTGGTTTATCGGTTGTAAAACAATTAGCACTCGCTCATCACGGGGATGTTCAAGTGGAAAGTAAAGTAGGCGAAGGTTCGTGTTTTACCATTGTTCTACCTAAACTACAAAAAAACTAA
- a CDS encoding OsmC family protein, translating into MTQKSTLVKVVAKGSWQGGVKTSNKIRHFDPVIMDEPTALGGTDLGPNPMEYVVAALNGCKGVMIPLVAQEQNFQFTNIEFETTGIIDTKGLMGEADVSPHFQKIRFTVHLTTNESDEKIEKLKKEVERRCPVYNLFVSANIPVDVKWVKVN; encoded by the coding sequence ATGACACAAAAATCAACGTTAGTAAAAGTAGTAGCAAAAGGGTCATGGCAAGGTGGCGTAAAAACGAGTAATAAAATTCGTCATTTTGATCCCGTAATTATGGATGAACCTACTGCATTAGGTGGAACAGATCTTGGTCCCAATCCGATGGAATATGTAGTAGCAGCATTGAATGGATGTAAAGGTGTCATGATTCCTTTAGTTGCACAAGAACAAAACTTCCAATTTACGAATATAGAATTCGAAACGACGGGCATTATTGATACAAAAGGATTGATGGGAGAGGCAGATGTTTCTCCGCATTTTCAAAAAATTAGATTTACCGTTCATCTTACAACGAATGAGTCAGATGAAAAAATAGAAAAATTGAAAAAAGAAGTAGAAAGACGTTGCCCAGTGTACAATTTATTTGTTTCGGCAAATATTCCAGTTGACGTAAAATGGGTGAAGGTGAATTAA
- a CDS encoding response regulator transcription factor produces the protein MPKVLIVEDDQAVCEMLQLFLQNEQYTVVVWQEGTGVIEIVHQEQPDCMLLDWMLPGKNGLTILKEIRAFSMVPIIMLTAKDTDAEQVLGLETGADDYVTKPFSPFTLLARIKAVLRRSAPIEKAHHIVQGNDYIMDLDTFEVVLQGKKIEHLTAKEFQLLSFLAEHEKQVFSREQLIERIWGFDFVGDDRTVDAHIKRLRKKIHTPSKSWIHTVWGIGYKFDEDVLDEI, from the coding sequence GTGCCAAAAGTGTTAATTGTAGAAGATGACCAAGCGGTATGTGAGATGTTGCAATTATTTTTACAAAATGAACAATATACGGTGGTTGTTTGGCAAGAAGGAACTGGTGTCATAGAGATTGTGCATCAAGAACAGCCAGATTGTATGTTGTTAGATTGGATGTTACCAGGAAAAAATGGGTTGACGATTTTAAAAGAAATTCGTGCATTTTCGATGGTTCCAATTATTATGTTAACCGCAAAAGATACCGATGCTGAACAAGTATTAGGGTTAGAAACTGGTGCAGATGATTATGTGACAAAACCATTTAGTCCTTTTACTTTATTAGCAAGAATAAAAGCTGTTTTAAGGCGATCAGCTCCTATTGAAAAAGCACATCATATCGTACAAGGAAACGATTACATTATGGATTTGGATACATTTGAAGTGGTGTTGCAAGGGAAAAAAATCGAGCATTTAACGGCAAAAGAATTTCAGTTGCTGTCTTTTTTGGCGGAACACGAAAAGCAAGTTTTTTCGCGGGAACAATTAATTGAAAGGATATGGGGATTTGATTTTGTTGGGGATGATCGAACGGTGGATGCTCATATTAAACGTTTACGCAAAAAAATTCATACACCATCCAAGTCATGGATCCATACAGTTTGGGGCATTGGCTATAAGTTTGATGAGGATGTTTTAGATGAAATTTAA
- the map gene encoding type I methionyl aminopeptidase, producing MIIQNEEDLQKLKAVGKVVATIREEMRAQTKPGVTTKQLDELAGSLFEKFGAISGPKAEYDFPGYTCISVNDEVAHGIPSDYVIQEGDLVNIDVSGSLDGYYADTGVSFVVGKGSAELEALCEAAEKSFYAAMKKVKAGSKQSQIGRAVYAEASKNGYEVILNLAGHGVGKSLHEPPEFILNYYDPANHALLKEGQVLAVEPFISNGADEVIESGDGWTYKTPDGSFVAQLEHTIIVTKGEPTILTR from the coding sequence ATGATTATTCAAAATGAAGAAGACTTACAAAAATTAAAAGCAGTTGGTAAAGTAGTGGCAACGATTCGTGAAGAAATGCGTGCGCAAACAAAGCCTGGTGTGACAACAAAACAATTAGATGAGTTGGCAGGTTCTTTATTCGAAAAATTCGGTGCGATTTCTGGTCCGAAAGCAGAATATGATTTTCCTGGCTATACGTGTATTAGTGTCAATGATGAAGTTGCACATGGCATACCCTCTGATTACGTTATCCAAGAAGGAGATTTAGTTAATATTGATGTCTCAGGTTCTTTGGACGGTTATTATGCAGATACAGGTGTCTCTTTTGTCGTTGGAAAGGGTAGTGCAGAGTTAGAAGCCTTATGTGAAGCGGCTGAAAAGTCTTTTTATGCGGCGATGAAAAAAGTGAAAGCTGGTTCGAAACAAAGTCAAATTGGACGAGCTGTTTATGCAGAAGCTAGTAAAAATGGCTATGAAGTTATTTTAAATTTAGCGGGTCATGGTGTCGGAAAATCGTTACATGAACCACCAGAGTTTATTTTAAATTATTACGACCCAGCGAATCATGCGTTATTAAAAGAAGGACAAGTATTAGCGGTGGAGCCGTTTATTTCAAATGGAGCAGACGAAGTAATAGAATCTGGGGATGGTTGGACGTATAAAACACCAGATGGGAGTTTCGTAGCTCAACTAGAACATACAATTATCGTGACAAAAGGAGAACCGACTATTTTAACACGATAA
- a CDS encoding YfjL-like protein, with amino-acid sequence MERKMKLIMILLIMVVVLLFIVYSVFFGLPWKKASTAKKLETYVEEKYDIQVAKKETYYNFKNNSYGAKFVSKTSHSVTFLAETNGEQFIDYYPEAVWKRQLSNDIKPEIQKVFSQIENITIEGTYGLGEELGIQQKIPAYQSVNGEFIVLIHLTNKWDKEVEEKVIDSTYQLVQVLQEKEINNVSIHVQGKESKEGETAPYIDIPFKKIRTIQEKSDIETYVTKE; translated from the coding sequence ATGGAACGTAAAATGAAACTAATTATGATTCTTTTGATTATGGTTGTAGTCCTTTTGTTTATTGTATATAGTGTGTTTTTTGGATTGCCTTGGAAAAAGGCATCTACTGCTAAAAAGCTAGAAACATATGTAGAAGAAAAGTATGATATTCAAGTGGCGAAAAAGGAGACATATTATAATTTTAAAAATAACTCATACGGTGCAAAGTTTGTAAGTAAAACATCACATTCTGTTACGTTTTTAGCAGAAACAAACGGAGAACAGTTTATCGATTATTACCCAGAAGCCGTTTGGAAACGACAACTTTCTAATGATATAAAGCCTGAAATTCAAAAAGTGTTTTCTCAAATTGAAAATATAACGATAGAAGGTACATACGGTCTAGGAGAAGAACTAGGGATACAACAAAAGATTCCAGCTTATCAATCAGTGAATGGAGAGTTCATCGTACTGATTCATTTAACCAACAAGTGGGATAAAGAAGTAGAAGAAAAAGTGATTGATTCTACGTATCAGCTTGTACAGGTTTTGCAGGAAAAAGAAATAAACAATGTTTCCATTCACGTACAAGGTAAAGAAAGTAAAGAAGGAGAAACAGCGCCATATATCGACATTCCTTTTAAGAAAATCAGAACGATTCAAGAGAAATCAGATATTGAAACGTATGTGACGAAGGAGTAA
- a CDS encoding ferritin-like domain-containing protein has product MKRKNMLFLAISVIAIFGIALGAMLFNGNTTAKATEEKVTVEEVLRYAMNDEQEAKATYGAIKEKYGDVAPFNRIIQAEERHITLLEPLMDKYNVTMPEEKVEIKEIPATLEEAYALGVKAEEENIAMYEAYLQEDVPDDVKQVMTQLMNGSKKHLQAFTRAANGELMQQNGAGHGNMNGNGQQGGKGMQGNGMKMQQQNGDCVQN; this is encoded by the coding sequence ATGAAACGAAAAAACATGTTGTTCCTAGCGATTTCTGTCATCGCGATTTTTGGTATTGCTTTAGGGGCTATGTTGTTTAACGGAAATACCACTGCAAAAGCAACGGAAGAAAAAGTAACGGTAGAAGAAGTATTACGTTATGCAATGAATGATGAACAAGAAGCGAAAGCAACGTACGGAGCAATCAAGGAGAAATACGGAGATGTTGCACCGTTTAATCGAATTATTCAAGCAGAAGAACGACATATTACGTTATTAGAACCGTTAATGGATAAATATAATGTGACCATGCCAGAAGAAAAAGTAGAAATAAAAGAAATTCCAGCAACATTAGAAGAAGCATATGCATTAGGAGTAAAAGCGGAAGAAGAAAACATTGCTATGTATGAAGCATATTTACAAGAAGATGTACCAGACGATGTAAAACAAGTGATGACACAATTAATGAATGGTTCAAAAAAACATTTACAAGCATTTACACGAGCAGCAAATGGTGAATTAATGCAACAAAATGGAGCAGGACATGGGAACATGAATGGGAATGGTCAACAAGGTGGAAAAGGCATGCAAGGAAATGGAATGAAAATGCAACAACAAAATGGCGATTGCGTTCAAAATTAA